Proteins encoded together in one Lathyrus oleraceus cultivar Zhongwan6 chromosome 5, CAAS_Psat_ZW6_1.0, whole genome shotgun sequence window:
- the LOC127082748 gene encoding NAD(P)H-quinone oxidoreductase subunit M, chloroplastic produces MATSCSSMVSTKLSILGWTGGGRRKELKTRTPFFISCQQQSDVKDSEGVKVIEEKEIPQNQQINSKGTEPRPVERQVNVKDKGMSREYGGQWLSCATRHVRIYAAYIDPETSAFDQTQMDKLTLLLDPTDEFVWKPESCNLVYSYFQELVDHYEGAPLNEYTLRLIGSDIEHYIRKLLYDGVIKYNMNARVLNFSMGKPRIMFNNNDVQPDDST; encoded by the exons ATGGCCACAAGTTGTTCCTCCATGGTTTCCACCAAATTATCCATACTAGGTTGGACAGGAGGAGGAAGAAGAAAAGAACTAAAAACCAGAACACCATTTTTCATATCATGTCAACAACAATCCGATGTTAAAGACTCCGAAGGTGTGAAGGTAATAGAAGAGAAAGAAATACCACAAAACCAACAAATAAATTCAAAAGGAACAGAACCAAGACCAGTTGAACGTCAAGTGAATGTGAAAGACAAAGGTATGAGCAGGGAGTATGGAGGACAGTGGTTGAGCTGCGCGACACGACATGTTCGAATCTATGCTGCTTATATCGATCCAGAAACCAGTGCTTTTGATCAAACGCAGATGGATAAGCTTACACTTCTTCTTGATCCTACTGATGAGTTTGTCTGGAAACCTGAGAGTTGTAACTTGGTTTATTCTTACTTTCAGGAGCTTGTCGATCACTACGAG GGTGCTCCATTGAATGAATATACACTTCGACTGATTGGTTCAGACATAGAGCACTATATAAGAAAGTTGTTATATGATGGAGTGATCAAGTATAATATGAATGCAAGGGTTTTGAATTTCAGCATGGGGAAGCCACGAATCATGTTCAATAACAATGATGTCCAACCTGACGATTCCACTTGA